CGGCGTCGACGAGTCGATCCACGTCTTCGAAGGCAATGCGAAGATCTTCGAAAGCCAGGACAGCGCCGTACGCGGCATCCTCGCCGACGAAGTGAAGGAAGGCGACATCGTCATCATTCGCTACGAAGGCCCGAAAGGCGGCCCGGGCATGCAGGAAATGCTCTACCCGACTTCCTACCTGAAATCCAAAGGCCTGGGCAAAGCCTGCGCCTTGCTGACCGATGGCCGTTTCTCCGGCGGTACTTCCGGTCTGTCCATCGGCCACGCTTCGCCAGAGGCTGCAGCCGGCGGCGCGATCGGTCTGGTACAGGACGGCGACAAGGTGCTGATCGACATTCCAAACCGCTCGATCAACCTGTTGATCAGCGACGAAGAGCTGGCGGCACGCCGGGTCGAGCAGGACAAGAAAGGCTGGAAACCGGTCGAGAAGCGTCCACGCAAAGTAACCACTGCCCTCAAGGCCTACGCCCTGCTGGCGACCAGCGCCGACAAAGGTGCGGTGCGTAACAAGGCGATGCTCGACGGGCTGTAAGCGTCAAATCGCAGAAACAAAAATGCCCCGCCAAGTGCGGGGCATTTTTTTTGCCTGAGCAGACTCTACAAACACTGGTGTTCCCCTGTGGGAGCGGGCTTGCTCCCACATTGGATCTCTGCAGGATTACTGGATTTCTTCCGGCTTCACGATCACCCAGTTCTTGTCCGCCGTCACCGGCAAACCTTCCTTCGCCTGGGCCGCCGCATGCTTGGCCATCATGCCGTTGAGCTGGGTCATGTACTTGTCCTTGCGGTTGACCCACAAGTGAATGCCACCCTTGGCCACGTCCACATCGTGGAACAGCATGTAGCCGTCGCTGGTCGGCGTGTCGCCACCCACCAATACCGGTTTTTTCCACTCGTCGATGTAGGTCAGGATCGCCGCGTGTTTGCCGGCCATCCAGGTCGCCGGGGTCCACAGGTACGGGGTCAGTTCGAGGCCGAGGTTGGCCTTCTCGTCATATTTGCCGGCGGTGATTTGCTTGCGCGCGGTGGTCAGTTCGCCGGTCTCGCGGTTCTTCAGCAACGTGGTCACGCCGATCACGTTCTGCGGTTTGACGTTGTAGCCGTACTTCGGATCGGCCGCGACCATGCGCACCAGTTCTTCGGAGGCGGCGGTCATCACGTAGACCTCGATGCCGTTCTCCATCAGTTTGTTGTACAGCTCTTTCTGGCCGGTGAAGATCTTCGGCGGATTCACGTCCAGCGTCTTGACCACGTCACCTTCGTAATAGGTCGCCGGCACCGGTTTGCCCGAGGCCATCAGCTCATCGACGTAGCCCTTGAGTTCCTTGAGGGTGAAGCCGGAAAACACCTGCGCGACCCATGGATAGCAGACCATGTCGTCGACTTCGCAGAGGCGGTAGTAGTAGCTGAACAGGCTTTCCTTGTGGTCGGCGGTGTCCTTGAACGGCATCAGTTTCAGGGAGGGGTCGAGCTTGTCGCGGGTGATCAGGCCCTTGTTTTCCATGAACGGCAGCAACGACTCTTCGAGGTCGTAGCGGTAACTGGTGTTGTCCATGTCGAACACCGCGTAGTTACCCTTGTTGGCGTTGGCGGCGATCATCGCGTCCAGTGCCTTGGCCTGATCCGCCGGCCAGTGTTTCAGGTCGGTGGCGAATGCCTGAGTGGCCAGGCCCATCCCCACAGTCAGTGCGACAGCCAGAAATTTCGGTGCAAACTTCATTGGCGCTTCTCCCTGGGTCAAAGAAATCGACGCTAACAAATAAATGTGACAGTCCCCGTCTGTCAGCGACCGTGCACGTCCGTTTCGCGCCAGTTGCATCTCCCAGAGCGACACCCGCTTATTCCAGAAACGACGGACAACCTTTGATTTCGGTATTAAATCATTGGAAATCAAACTGTTAGGCTTGCCGGTTCGCAACAGCCCCGGAAGGTTGTTGGCACAGTCTTTTCTGGAGTCCTCATGAATCTGCCCCTGATTCTCAACTTGCTGGTGTTCCTCGCCCTGCTTTTCGGTCTGGCGCAAACCCGTCACACCACCTGGAGTCTGGCGAAAAAAGTCCTGCTCGCGCTGGTACTGGGCGTGGCATTCGGCGTCGCGCTGCACACGATCTACGGTGCCGGCAACCCGGTGCTGAAAGCCTCGATCGGCTGGTTCGATCTGGTCGGCAACGGTTACGTGCAACTGCTGCAAATGATCGTGATCCCGCTGGTGTTCGCCTCGATCCTCAGCGCCGTGGCCCGTCTGCACAACGCTTCGTCGCTGGGCAAGATCAGCTTCCTCACCATCGGCACGCTGCTGTTCACCACC
The window above is part of the Pseudomonas fluorescens genome. Proteins encoded here:
- a CDS encoding haloacid dehalogenase-like hydrolase, with the translated sequence MKFAPKFLAVALTVGMGLATQAFATDLKHWPADQAKALDAMIAANANKGNYAVFDMDNTSYRYDLEESLLPFMENKGLITRDKLDPSLKLMPFKDTADHKESLFSYYYRLCEVDDMVCYPWVAQVFSGFTLKELKGYVDELMASGKPVPATYYEGDVVKTLDVNPPKIFTGQKELYNKLMENGIEVYVMTAASEELVRMVAADPKYGYNVKPQNVIGVTTLLKNRETGELTTARKQITAGKYDEKANLGLELTPYLWTPATWMAGKHAAILTYIDEWKKPVLVGGDTPTSDGYMLFHDVDVAKGGIHLWVNRKDKYMTQLNGMMAKHAAAQAKEGLPVTADKNWVIVKPEEIQ